The Flaviramulus sp. BrNp1-15 genome includes the window TCTCTTCCATTTTGATTGAACTTTAACTTTTGATATTATTTCAGAATTTTTAACAAGAAAAATTCTTCCGTTTTCGGGTATTTTTTTTAAATCAATATTACAACCAACCCAACCAGCTCTTCTCGCATTATCAGATAAAGGCTTTCTTTTTTCAATAATATCAGAAATAAAATAATGTTTAGGAATAATCATAAAGTTATTTACTTTCCATTTTGTTTTATCATATGTCAAGAAGAAAAAATTAGGATTTTGAATTGAATTGATTCTTTTTATCATTGTATTATAAGCACCATCTACTATTTTGCTCCCTACTTTTATACCTCTTTTACTTTTTAATTCGAATTGTTCTAAACAGGAATTACAATAGAAATCAGCAACAGGCTTATTGTTTTCATATTCAATAAGTGAAATTTCACCACAATTAGGGCAATAACTATTATTCTTCACCCAATCTTCTGTCAACACTCGTGCTATTTGAGAATTGCTTATATAGTCATTCGTTGAAGTAATATTGAAAGATAAATCCATTTTAAGCAGCAGTTGGAAAAGAGACTTTATCATTTGTATAAACTCCTTTATTTAATAGCTGACAAGTTGCTAATAAATTTTCTTCATCACAAATTAGAGCTGTTTTATAACTCCCTATGGGAACATTAAATCCATTAGATTTATTCACTCTATATAAACCATTAAAACATGTTCTGTTCAAAAAGATAAATAAAGAAGCTTGTACTACATTATCTGATTCACGAGTATTAAATAAAGTTCTTTTTTCATAATAATATTCCTTTCTCCCATCAATATCATTTATAAACTTATGATATTGTGATTGCCATTCATCTAATTGTTCAATTACTTCTCGAACATTATTTCTAATTGTGATATATGTATTTGTAAGATCTGTGTTAATATCATTTATAACAGCTTTTTTTATATTAGGATATTTATTAAGCATCCAAAACATTACTGCTCCACTACCTACAAAAGGTTCAATGAAAGTAAATTCTTTTTTCTTAAAATCTTGTGGTAAAGAGTTTTTAATTTCATTAATTAGTTGGCTTTTTCCACCAGCCCATTTAAGAAACGGTTTTGCTGTTTTCAATTATTCAGGTTTTATATTTCTCAAATATAGCAAGTATAAATTCAATATGAATTGATGAGTTATCAAAGTTTTTAACACAAATAACTTCATTATCCCTGTAAAAGATATTATTTGTTTTTGAATACAAAAAACTCTTAAGAAATAAATGCTAAGTATTTATAAATTAACTAACACCTTTCTAATTATCTTTTGAATATCGTTATTATCCTTTTGCGGTATTAAAAAAGGTTCTAAATCTTGGGTGTTATTAATGTGTTCTGTTTTATCTATAAAACCATAACCTAAATAGGTACCTTTTTCAATCATAATAAAGGCATCTTCTTGGGCGTGTCTGCCTTTTTGTTTTAAAACAACATCTTTACTGTTGTTATTTAGGCTGTCTATAGCTTGTAACACGCGTTGGTTATACTGCTCATAAGGTTCTTGGTCTTTACAAATGCCTTTACAGGTATGTATTTTAAAATGGTTGCAGCTGGCAACAGCTTCTTGTAAATGGCAATATTTTGGGCAGAGTTCAAACTGGCTACACAACTGTTCTATATGTTGGCGGCATTCGGTTATAGAGTTTAAAGTCAGTATTGGGTTTGGTGTGGCTTTAAGTGTATTATATGCCATATGTATAATGCCTTTTCGGTCGGTATAACTAAAAATAGCATACATTTTCGTGGCACGTTTTGCCACTTGGTTGTATTCTGGGTAATGCTGTTTAATGGCAGCATCTTCCATAAGTAACGCTATAAGTTCGGTACCAGAAAGTGCAAAGTCTATATGGGCAGTCTCTCTACACATAGCCAAAGATTTCTTAGTTTTACTATAAAAATGACTTAGTACACGCTTTTTTATGTCTTTAGCTTTACCAACATAAATAATTTTACCCTTTTTGTTTTTAAAATAATACACACCAGGTGTGTTTGGTAAATTATTAAAAACCGCCGTTGGTAAATGTGATGGTAATGTCGCTTCTTTAGATGATTTTTTTAAAAACTCATTAAATACCGTTTCCGCTTGTTCTTGACTAAGTAAGCGCTCAAACAAAATAACGGTAGCTTCAGCATCGCCTCTAGCCCGGTGTCGGTCAACAATATGAATATCTAAAGCATTACTAAGTTTTCCTAAACTATACGATTTATGTCCAGGAATCAGTTTTCTAGCTAACCGTATGGTACACAATTTTTTTCTGTTAAAATCTATATTTATGGCTTTAAATTCATTTCTAATAGCGTTGTAATCGAAATTTACATTATGTGCTACAAAAATGCAGTTTTCGGTAAAAGATAAAATGGTGTTGGCGATTTCAGAAAATGTAGGAGCATCAGCAACCATACCATTATCAATACCTGTAAGCGCAGTAATATAATCTGGAATTAATAGCTCCGGATTAATTAAAGAGGTAAACTCATCTATAATTTGAGTACCATCATACTTAAAAATAGATATTTCGGTAAGCTTATTACTTCTTCCTGTGGTTTCAACATCTATAATCGTGTAAATCATTTTAAATTTATTCTGAGGCTTTTAATGGTATCTAAGAATTTTAAAGATATTAATAAATAAGATAAATTATAGAATATAAAATAAGCTGTTATCCTTTTGGGTTAAATTATTAGTTAGAATGTCAGTTCGAGTGATTCCGATATACATCGGAATCGTATCGAGAACTCTTTTTTAAGCTTAAACCCCTATTCTCGATACAAATTTCACTCATTTCAATCGTTAAATTCACTCGAATTGACAGAATGTATCAAAACATGACATGTAATGATGATAAAATAAATAATTCAGTATAGCCTAAAAAAGGTTGTCTTAAAAAGTATAGGTTAACGAAATGTCACATTGAGCGCAGTCGAAATGCTATAAAATCTAGATACTAAAAAGCTCCATATAAAAAATATAAAGTACTTAAAAAAAGGCAACGACTCTACGCTCTCCAAATACAGTACCATCGGCTCTAATAGATTAGATTGTTTTTAGTTCAGTTTATCGCAAAAAAAAATCCTCAATCTAAAAATTAGATTGAGGATTCAAAAAAGGCAACGTCTCTACGCTCTCCTAATGTATTACCATTGGTGCCGATGGTATAACTTTAAATATTTCTGAGTTATTTCACCATATGCCAAAAAAAACCCTTCATATTTCTATGAAGGGTTTCCAAAAAAGGCAACGACCTACTCTCCCACAAATGCAGTACCATCGGCGCTAATGGGCTTAACTTCTCTGTTCGGAATGGTAAGAGGTGAGCCCCATCGCTATAACCACCTTAAATTTTAAGTTAACAGTTAATAAGTTATAGTTAACAGTCTTTAAACTGTTCGTTTTTAACTTTTAGTTGTTAACTGCAGCTTTTGCTGCAAATATCTTAACATATTGAAAAAAGGACGATAATCGTCGCTATACATGAACTTATTAATAATTGTATTGAACTTATAAAAAAACAGGCGTACAATAAGCCTATGGGTTATTAGTACTACTCGGCTATGACATTACTGCCTTTACACCTATAGCCTATCAACGTGGTCATCTTCCACGACCCTTTAAAGAAATCTCATCTTGTGGTGGGTTTCGCGCTTATATGCTTTCAGCGCTTATCCCTTCCCAACGTAGCTACTCAGCAATGCTCCTGGCGGAACAACTGATACACCAGAGGTTAGTCCAACTCGGTCCTCTCGTACTAGAGTCAGATCCACTCAAATTTCTAACGCCCACTGTAGATAGAGACCGAACTGTCTCACGACGTTCTGAACCCAGCTCGCGTGCCACTTTAATGGGCGAACAGCCCAACCCTTGGGACCTTCTCCAGCCCCAGGATGTGACGAGCCGACATCGAGGTGCCAAACCCCCCCGTCGATATGAGCTCTTGGGGGAGATCAGCCTGTTATCCCCGGCGTACCTTTTATCCTTTGAGCGATGGCCCTTCCATGCGGAACCACCGGATCACTATGCTCTTGTTTCCAACCTGATCGACTTGTAGGTCTCTCAGTCAAGCTCCCTTATGCCATTGCACTCTACGCACGGTTACCAAGCGTGCTGAGGGAACCTTTAGAAGCCTCCGTTACTCTTTTGGAGGCGACCACCCCAGTCAAACTACCCACCAAGCACTGTCCCCTTAATAAAGGGTTAGACTCTAGATAAGCAAAGGGTGGTATTTCAACAATGACTCCACAA containing:
- a CDS encoding DpnI domain-containing protein, producing the protein MDLSFNITSTNDYISNSQIARVLTEDWVKNNSYCPNCGEISLIEYENNKPVADFYCNSCLEQFELKSKRGIKVGSKIVDGAYNTMIKRINSIQNPNFFFLTYDKTKWKVNNFMIIPKHYFISDIIEKRKPLSDNARRAGWVGCNIDLKKIPENGRIFLVKNSEIISKVKVQSKWKRTEFLKTKKVNSKGWILDIMNCVDAIKNDSFTLNDIYKFENQLKLKYPGNNFIRDKIRQQLQLLRDKGLIEFKSRGIYKKITL
- a CDS encoding Dam family site-specific DNA-(adenine-N6)-methyltransferase; its protein translation is MKTAKPFLKWAGGKSQLINEIKNSLPQDFKKKEFTFIEPFVGSGAVMFWMLNKYPNIKKAVINDINTDLTNTYITIRNNVREVIEQLDEWQSQYHKFINDIDGRKEYYYEKRTLFNTRESDNVVQASLFIFLNRTCFNGLYRVNKSNGFNVPIGSYKTALICDEENLLATCQLLNKGVYTNDKVSFPTAA
- a CDS encoding exonuclease domain-containing protein, with product MIYTIIDVETTGRSNKLTEISIFKYDGTQIIDEFTSLINPELLIPDYITALTGIDNGMVADAPTFSEIANTILSFTENCIFVAHNVNFDYNAIRNEFKAINIDFNRKKLCTIRLARKLIPGHKSYSLGKLSNALDIHIVDRHRARGDAEATVILFERLLSQEQAETVFNEFLKKSSKEATLPSHLPTAVFNNLPNTPGVYYFKNKKGKIIYVGKAKDIKKRVLSHFYSKTKKSLAMCRETAHIDFALSGTELIALLMEDAAIKQHYPEYNQVAKRATKMYAIFSYTDRKGIIHMAYNTLKATPNPILTLNSITECRQHIEQLCSQFELCPKYCHLQEAVASCNHFKIHTCKGICKDQEPYEQYNQRVLQAIDSLNNNSKDVVLKQKGRHAQEDAFIMIEKGTYLGYGFIDKTEHINNTQDLEPFLIPQKDNNDIQKIIRKVLVNL